From Thermus oshimai DSM 12092, the proteins below share one genomic window:
- a CDS encoding nitroreductase family protein: MEVLEALKRRRSVRRFKPVPLPEEDLEKLLFALQRAPTDASAQLYSVIRITDPELRREVARLSGEQEHIRQAAEFFVFLADIHRLERLLAHRGEAMAFWPRTALHFALMDAALAAAYLALTAESLGYGVCFIGGVLGGVEALVDLLALPPGVLPAVGLAVGVPDEEGPPRPRLPRALVVHENRYRPYTSEDLEAAYGAMAPYSRVGDWGRVLRRYFAQGGTMAEREAPYGRALVRQGLDPDLPQGARAYSLGALIGEALAEARGVLFRKGEAWVERETEAFRGEGAPGEALWEALEKARGRKPSWP, encoded by the coding sequence GTGGAGGTGTTGGAAGCCCTGAAGCGCAGGCGGAGCGTGCGCCGGTTCAAGCCGGTGCCCCTCCCTGAAGAGGACCTGGAGAAGCTCCTCTTTGCCCTGCAGCGCGCCCCCACGGACGCCAGCGCCCAGCTCTACTCCGTTATCCGAATCACGGACCCCGAGCTGCGAAGGGAGGTGGCCCGGCTTTCCGGGGAGCAGGAGCACATCCGCCAAGCGGCGGAGTTTTTCGTTTTCCTGGCGGACATTCACCGGCTGGAGCGGCTCCTCGCCCACCGGGGCGAGGCCATGGCCTTCTGGCCCCGCACCGCCCTCCACTTCGCCCTCATGGACGCGGCCCTGGCCGCCGCCTACCTGGCCCTTACCGCGGAGAGCCTGGGGTATGGGGTTTGCTTCATCGGGGGGGTGCTGGGTGGGGTGGAGGCCCTGGTGGACCTTCTCGCCCTTCCCCCGGGGGTCCTCCCCGCGGTGGGGCTGGCGGTGGGCGTGCCCGACGAGGAGGGCCCCCCCAGGCCCAGGCTCCCCCGGGCCCTGGTGGTCCACGAGAACCGCTACCGCCCCTATACCTCGGAGGACCTCGAGGCCGCCTACGGGGCCATGGCCCCCTACAGCCGGGTGGGGGACTGGGGCCGGGTCCTCCGGCGCTACTTCGCCCAGGGAGGGACCATGGCCGAGCGGGAGGCCCCCTACGGCCGCGCCCTGGTGCGCCAGGGCCTGGACCCCGACCTGCCCCAAGGGGCCCGGGCCTACTCCCTGGGGGCCCTCATCGGGGAGGCCTTGGCGGAGGCCCGGGGGGTGCTCTTCCGAAAGGGGGAGGCCTGGGTGGAACGGGAAACCGAGGCCTTCCGCGGGGAAGGCGCCCCGGGGGAGGCCCTTTGGGAGGCCCTGGAAAAGGCCCGGGGGCGGAAGCCTTCCTGGCCTTAG
- a CDS encoding prepilin peptidase: MWPLLAFLLGLAVGSFLNVVIHRLPKGETLGGRSRCPHCRRTLSPLDLLPVFSYLALRGRCRYCQGPISPRYPLVEGLTGGLFLLTALRFPPSLEALFTFLFLSFLVALAFIDLDTYELPDPLTYGLLLLGLVGAWAFRFPLPFQPEGANLGALDGALLSAGLMALIAGYGAFFLRRFGEGRPEVPVGPHQVHMAALLGALLGPGVGMALAFLSWALSARTGRPVVLPDRLTLPLFPLIPLAPLLFPPLGNLWGEGWEGLAALAALKGGLIAAGGLALAGGLYWAFRGGPGETEGEEEPIAMGYGDVKLMGALGAWLGPYALLALFLGVFSGALFGLLLRKRTLPFGPHLALGGVVAFFYGEALVRAYLAHLGVS, translated from the coding sequence ATGTGGCCCCTTTTGGCCTTCCTCCTGGGCCTTGCCGTGGGTTCCTTCCTCAATGTGGTGATCCACCGCCTTCCCAAAGGGGAGACCTTGGGCGGGCGGAGCCGCTGCCCCCATTGCAGGCGTACGCTTTCCCCCCTGGACCTCCTTCCCGTCTTCTCCTACCTCGCCTTGAGGGGGCGGTGCCGCTACTGCCAGGGGCCCATCTCCCCCCGCTACCCCCTGGTGGAGGGGCTCACCGGGGGGCTTTTCCTCCTCACCGCCCTCCGCTTTCCTCCCAGCCTCGAGGCCCTCTTCACCTTCCTGTTCCTGTCCTTCCTGGTGGCCCTGGCCTTCATAGACCTGGACACCTACGAGCTCCCCGACCCTCTGACCTACGGCCTTCTCCTCCTGGGCCTCGTGGGGGCCTGGGCCTTCCGCTTTCCCCTTCCCTTTCAGCCCGAAGGGGCTAACCTTGGGGCCCTGGACGGGGCGCTTCTCTCCGCGGGCCTTATGGCCCTCATCGCGGGGTACGGGGCCTTTTTCCTGAGGCGCTTTGGGGAGGGGAGGCCGGAGGTGCCCGTAGGGCCCCACCAGGTGCACATGGCGGCCCTCTTGGGGGCCCTCTTGGGCCCGGGGGTGGGGATGGCCTTGGCCTTCCTCTCCTGGGCTCTTTCCGCCCGCACCGGGAGGCCGGTGGTCCTCCCCGACCGGCTTACCCTTCCCCTTTTCCCCTTGATCCCCCTGGCCCCCCTTCTCTTCCCGCCCCTGGGGAACCTCTGGGGAGAAGGGTGGGAGGGGCTTGCCGCCCTGGCCGCCCTGAAGGGGGGGCTCATCGCCGCCGGGGGGCTGGCCCTGGCGGGGGGGCTCTACTGGGCCTTTAGGGGGGGTCCCGGGGAAACGGAAGGGGAAGAAGAGCCCATCGCCATGGGCTACGGGGACGTGAAGCTCATGGGGGCCCTGGGGGCCTGGCTTGGGCCCTACGCCCTCCTCGCCCTGTTCCTTGGGGTCTTTTCCGGGGCCCTCTTTGGCCTTCTCCTTAGGAAGCGCACCCTTCCCTTCGGGCCCCACCTGGCCCTGGGGGGGGTGGTGGCCTTCTTCTATGGGGAGGCCCTGGTGCGGGCCTACCTGGCCCACCTCGGCGTAAGCTAG